In the genome of Hevea brasiliensis isolate MT/VB/25A 57/8 chromosome 14, ASM3005281v1, whole genome shotgun sequence, the window taaaaaaaatattctaacataattattaaattatcaaTGTAATAGCTttcataagttaatttttaacataaaaataacaaatcaactttttattaaattttctttttatttatctaAAATTTCATATTATATTAATGTGAAATTAAAGCGCActtcaaccttttttttttttttaaaacaatcGAAAACATCtttcaattttatataataataataatttctctgTTTTATTGATTCCtatgaatttaataaaatatttttaaatgattattaacctaattattaaattaatttaaattaactattttataagcaatgataatattatattcttaattctataagtattattaattcattcattaaaaattatttagtttattacaataaaattaataaaattactattaaaaattaactatttgacTAACATAActataaaattattgaaatataaattacaAAATAAGTAAAGAAATAAATTTATCAATAGATGCAATATAAAAAAACAACTCACTGTAAAAGAAGATTTGGGAGAAATCCtttgaataaaaattatataGAAAGTTAATGATATTAGTACCTAAAAGAGTATTTGaggtttacatttttttttaaccAAATAAGCCAAATATTACTTCTTGATAGTAAGCCATGGTTAAAAAACATATGTAAcaacctaggcaaatcccacatcggcaaaacacgggagagatgctgggtttataagtgggtggttcgtaactccgagtgacgcgttttaaaaccgtaagCTCTTAAGCCCAGAGAGGACAATATAACTAGTGGGCCAGTCCATTACAAAACACACAAAGCAcccttcaatttcttaatttagGAATTGTGTTTAGACAAATATTTTTAGGCAATATGGAAGTTGCCCTAATTATATGGCTAATACTCATATCTTTCAATGCCATAATGAGGTCACATAGTGCTCCAAAGCAGAGGGCTGAACGTGGGCCAAAAAAGAGACTGAGCGGTATAGCATATATTATTGCAACTACTTTAAGCAAATAAATCCATATAGGATTACTCAAAACACCTGGAACTAAGCATATATAATGTAGAATTTTAATGGGATTATGTTATTGACTGAGATAAGTGTAAAACCTTATTAGAAAACAAGTTATTCATTAAGATAACGCCATCTAGATCTtgatttgaaaaaataaaataaaattttatcttgatgtaattttctgataaattaatattaataatttaaataaccaataacgaaaaaaaattgtaataaaatttatgGATTATGCTGACATCTGTTTTCTTAAAACTTTAATAATTACTtctcttaatttttatttgatcaaATACTATTGTCAGAAAGATAATTTGATCACaatgaaattatttattttcataCATAAGCTAAAAACTCTCTAATTtaagtataaaaataaaataaagtaataaattttattgGCATTAGTTAAAACAGGCGAatttaaatgtaataaaataaaatgataaaattatatttataaataaaattttatttcattttgaatttcttatcaaataaaattatagtaaaaaaaaacttctattaataattataaattatcaaaaattttaatattataaatatcataaaaaaattaagatcttTTTGAAAATCCCAATGTCCCTCCTTTcacttttatatattatatatattaactaAAAAAATCCTATTTTAATTAtgcaagtttcacaatttttaatGACGCGAACAAtttttaaagttaaaaaaaaattggaaaatGGATCAGGCCCAGAAGAGCAAGCCCAGAAAACAAAACCCAATGACCCTACCAGGCCCTGGTTCATAACAAACCGGACTCAGATGGACCAGGCTCATTAGAGGATCGCTGAATGCCATTGCAATATTGTGGGAATTTGTAGCACACGTGTATCACGGCTTCCCGAGCGGGCACGATGCCGTTTCGACTGCGTGACTAGAAATGCAAACGTGGATGTCGTTTCATGTCGTTGTTCTCTTCCACCTCTAACAGGCGATCTGACACACCCGATCCGAGAAACATGACCCGACATATGTTCCTTTCTAAACCACCCTTTTGTGCGAGCGGATAGATGCGTTTTGAacaggataaattttaatgtaatataaaatttattaaattttaaaattttatataataattttttttaattttaataattaatttacataatttaaaataatattgatGTAAATAATTATATCTTTTTAATATAATGATGATAAAAttagttatatttttatttataaattaattataaaaaaattttaaacacaTGAgatgataaaattataaatatataattaattaaaagagattttatttttaaaaaataataataattattaatattattattatttttaattatttatactaacgtattatttataaattaatcattaaaaattaaaaaattttattatataaaattttaaaaaatcttcactggtatttaatatttaaaattaaaaaataattattaaaatttattgataaatatatttattttaattaatttaaattttcaatataaAAAAAGTTATGATGGATTATGTCAGctcaatgattaaaaaaaaatcttaaaacatcattttaataatgttaaattaattttcaagATGATGACGTCTTGAATATCCAAAATTTAATACAATATAGGACAAATCATTGCCCAATTTCCTTATTTTTCAGAAGAAAAAGGTTGGACATTAAAGATTAACATATGAATATTTTGCAATGGATTAAAATGAACATTAAaaatattgaaataaaattttaattaataaatataaaaatatttaataatatcaatatatttaatttaataatattaaattaatttttaatattatgatatcttGAGTTAAGTCAATtgttaaagtaaaaaaaaaaaaaaaaagaaaatctaatAATGGAGTAGATGTTTCTAAATTAGAATGGGTTTAATTACGAAATTGTTTTAATAGAGAAGCTAAGAAAGAAGTGGACAGAAATAGAGAAGGTAGAAActagaaagttttatcaaagggCCCACAAATATTAATGATTTGAAAatgaaagtttaattattatatatattcccAATAATGTGTTTTAAATCAATTGTGTCTACAAGATGTATGAGTAATTTATTAAtttgctatattttaaataatattataaatattattttcttttataatttaataacaaaatttattttttgaaaaattaatgtatatattaaatatatttatattataccttataagaaaataattcctcaaaattttttcttaatttttattttttctccttatatatatatatatatatttttttaatttttttcccctttaaaataattttatatcagGTTTGAAATACACAGTAATATATATTCAAAATGACAAGAAATTCAcggtataaaatatatatatttgaaacggATGGTGAGTTCATGCAGAACGTATCAACGTGCGTGTGAGTGAGTTACAACGTAGCAAAACTGGAATGGATCTGGAAGATGAGAAAATATCAACGAGGTTGGGATAAATGATATaaaatttgaaggaatttgattGGATGGTGGCGGGCGCTGTAGCTGTCCAAATCCTGGAGGTCGCATTTGGTGGAGGTGTGCATTACGGCCTATGGACAAATGATTTCGACGTTTGTGATTTTTATTTGTTTCTGGTAAGCGTGAAGTGTTTGTACATGGCAATTTGGCAACTTTCATTTCCGATATGTTCACGGGAAAGAGAATCACAAATTCTTAATTCAAATCTCTGTTTAGACGATGTTCACGGGAAAGAGAATCACAAATTCTTAATTCAAATCTCTGTTTAGACGATGTTCACGGGAAAGAGAATCACAAATTCTTAATTCAAATCTCTGTTAGACATGTGGAAAATAAATTGAGGGAAAATAAATTGAGAGAAAATAAAAGGGATTAGcacttttttcaattttatttaagcATTTGTCTGATATATAAATTAGTTTTTCGTCCCTTTAAAATGCATCAgtgaatttatattttaatttattatcttcttaattttttagaaaaaaattaaagctaaattttttaaaatataggacTGGTAAATTTGATTTAAATATAACGGATAATTAATAaatgttataaataattattaaataatataaatatattataaatatttaacaaaattatattaaattattattattgataagtaaaataattaataagagtaaataatatattaaaatataattatttttaagcatatataaaaatgaatattataattatatattcaaaatattttttaatttatttattattattttaattttatatgatttattaatataaaagttattttaaaaataaaaaattcataattaacaaattaaaaaaaaatacaatctaaattaaaaaaaaaaaatcaatgcaaTTATCAATCGACTGATACAAGCTACAGTTTACCTATCAAACCGTTTTAAGTTGGGAgttaatttcataataaattagtTGTAAGCAAATTTTTTCAAGTATCTAAATTTGTAATGAGccttgtaagtttaatgcattaAATTAATCCATCAGACACGACACAAATTTGTCTCCATTCTCCAGGATCCCTATAAATGAAGTGTCTGTGTGCTACAAGTAAAGAGAAAACCAAAAATCTCACTGCAAAAGCTTTTTCTTGCTCGCTATTTTCCACTGCTCAACTTTGCTACCAACCTCAAGCTGGCTGCACATATGGCAGATTCCCAACCTTTGCACGAAACCCAATCAGTATCTGAGACCAATGATCAGCCCAAACAAAAAGACATCATCACTTTCATGGATGCTGAATGGTACAATGCTGCGGCTGAAGGCCAAATCGACAAATTCAAGGATTACACAGAGCCTCTGGATCTTTTGCGTACCCCAAAGAAAAATACAGTCCTACATGTTTATATCACAGCAGTAGAAAATGAATCCATTGAATTTGTGGAACTACTTATCAGCAAGTGTCCGTCTCTTCTAGTTGAGCCCAATATCAAAGGCGAAACTCCGCTGCATATTGCAGCAAGGTTTGGGCACAACAATATAGTCGAATTTCTTATTCGGAGCATTAAGAAGGCCCAATACGAAGATCTTGAGAGAGGCGCAGAGGCGTCAACAAGTGATAAGATGCTGAAGAAGACAATCCCATATGAAAACACAGCCTTACATGAGGCTGTTAGAAATAACCATCCTCAAGTGGTGGAAACATTGTTAAGAGCAAATCCAGAATTTGCGGACATAGCTAATGCCGCTGGAGAAAACCCGCTTTACCTTGCAGCGGTGAGAGAGTACAAAGAAATTGCTTCTAAGATATTGGAGATATGTCCCTCTCCCGCATACATCGGTCCCAATGGTAGAACAGCTTTGCACGAAGCTGTGATAAGTCCAGATGCAGGTACACGTCATTTCCGCTGTTACCTAGGTCATAATTATGCCATCTTAAATGTTTGGCTTTTTATATCCAATTTACCTATAACAAATTTGGCCCTATAAAGTTCTGATTGATTTGATATAATTGTTCAATTAGATTCAAAATTCTGCACATCCTTAGTTCCGAGACATTAACAAGCCATTCAAGTAATACCGATGGACAAATTTCTCTCggctaataatatttattttgtgTGTTTTGCCCTTGATCTTGATATCTATGTCAATTTTATTGCAGATCTGACAGGAAAACTACTGAAACAAAAGAGCAATTTGGCCAAAGAACAAGACAACGAAGGATGGACTCCGCTTCATTATGCTTCCTATGCCAATCATCTTTCAATTGTGGATATGTTACTAGAGCATGATAAATCTGCTGCCTATATTGGCGACAAAGATGGAAAGACACCTCTTCATGTAGCGCTTCTTAACGAAGCAAACAATTTAGAGGTGGTGAAAAAAATTATGTCAGACTGCCCAGATTGTTGCGACCTGGTTGACAATAGAGGCCGAAATGTTCTCCATTTTGCTGTGGAAAGCGGGAGTTTTGAAGGAGTGAAAACTATTACTGAAAAACCTTTCCTCGCTAACCTAATTAATCAGGAAGATGAAGATGGGAACACTCCGGTCCATCTACTTGCTACTCATGGTTTAGATGCTAGTTCTCTTATACGACACCGCGTCGTTGATAAAATGACTGTCAACAAAGCAAATTTAACAGCTCTGGACATGGTGATGGCAACAAAGGATAAAAGCTATGCGCTATTTCTGGTAAATCAACTTAATCTCACAAACTGTAGGTAATGATAGTCCTATTTTTACATTGAACTTTGAAACCTCATAGACAGCTGGAGCAACGAgccaaaatgaaaaattattcaCTTTGATTGGTATAGGCATTGATTTGTTTTGGGAAAAAAATAGTGAATGAACTTTCATGTTACAGGGATCTACAGTAAAACACCTAAAGAAGGCTGGATATAAACGAGGTCGGCATTCAATCGGGCAGGCAACGGCTGATAAGACACCAATAATCGACAATGAGTTAATGTCTTCCCTCCAGAAAGCGAGTGAATCCCATCAGATAGTGGCCGCCCTCATTGCAACAGTAACTTTTGCCGCAGGTTTCACCTTACCTGGTGGTTACAGTGATGAAGATGGCCTTGACGAAGGAACAGCAGTTTTAACTAGAAAATCAGCCTTCAAAACGTTCCTTGTAACCGATACCATTGCCTTGGCCCTCTCCATTTCTGTTGTGCTTATCCACTTCATTTTGGCAGTGCAACCAACCAATAGAAAGTTCTATTTTCTATTCCTTTGGGCATTTCTTTTCACTGTTCTTGCTATGACTTTAATGGCGGTGGCATTCATGGCAGGTGTGTATGCAGTAATGCCACATTCCTCATCAGGTCTTGGGACTACCATTTGTGTTATAGGAAGTTGTTTGGCCTTATTGTGTTACTGGGTGCTCAAGGCTGCATTGTGTGAttgaatataattgattttaatatttGAACTGTTTTACAATTAAAGAATGGTGTATAATTCGAATAAATTGTAAAATATTGATGGAAATTAATGTTATTATATTTttaacaagtttttttttttatctattattAGTTTGACTGAATTATTTTCACGAATAATTCTATTTTTCCTTTAAGAATTTACTATGAAAAActtacagtctccgaatatgagcgggaattcgtgagacttagtggatatgcattagagctaatgcctacagaggttgataagtgcagaaggtttgaggatggactgaatgacaacatccgactgatagttacatctcaccacttcacaaaTTTCTCCATATTAGTAGCGTCAGCTCtgaatgtggagagagtcagaaataaGGAGCAGTCCAGGAGGGACAGACAGCGTAAGAGAGATCCTGGACAGGGCCAATTAAGTGCACCAGCTACTAGTAGTAAGAAGCATAAGGGTTCACAGAGCCAGACACAAGGCCAGAGGTGCCAGTCTGAAGTATCTATAACTAGTTCCTCGGGTACAGTAACAAGAGAATCAATTTCAGTGTCAGAATGTACCCACTGTGGCAGAATACACCAAGGGGAGTGTCGACTATTGACTGGTGGATGTTTCaaatgtgggtctacggatcatttcatatgaAGTTATCCACAGGGGAGTGCTCCCACTGCACTACCACAGACAGAGAGGACTACCCcggcagcacagaggggtagaagacctgtgaggcctgagacagctggtacatcacagagggcttctGAGACTACAGAACGGCCCGAGGCTAGAGTAGCACCCcgtgtacgctatggctcgagaggagccaaattcggtagacgttatcagaggtacatttctTAATTATAATATCTTTAAGTATgcattgatagaccctaattatattcACCCCTTTATATACATTGTACCTCCTATTAAAAGAGGATACCGAGAGATGAGTTAGAAGATGACatgcttgtcaccaaccctttgaactataaggttatggtagattatcaaccgaaaaggatcgtatcaaagataatagatggaaatgaggaggctgtatatgagatgaaagaagatgagtacagaattggttgaggataaaaaaaaaaaaaaaaaagagtttgtctattgggatataccgtggtaactatgcaatgctcttgatgtttgtgctgtagactattgtgtagagctacgtatttccaatagtaaatcgagataaggataagattgtagaactaggattaataagacagactaaagaaaaagtaaagtattataacacaaaaaggcaAAAAGAtaaggagatagcggtccctcgattatttacactgtgtaaatttcgaggacaaaattttatttagagggaaagaattgtaacaccctcactgtaggtagtccgtacattttattgttccgacgactaatgtatgttcggacagtcaagatgtctggaactacacttaaattataTTGAAgatgcataaattaatgaaataaatattaaaaaaatataggaaaaatttagagaatttattaattgatataaagtaataaaaataacccgatgagcaccatgaagggcattttgatcatttcacccccaaaggtgaattttgacctaaatgtcaaattaaaattagaaaataaaataattaacataaattaaatttataaatttgaatttggaaaagaaaagaaacgaaaggaaaagaaaagaaaagaaaaagcttatggaaattttaaaatttaaagtacacaatagaatatatatatatatatatatatatatatacccattagaagacaaaagccaccaactctatcttcttctccactctttctctctctcttcctctacaTGGCTAGCACCCTTGTCCCCCATTTCCTCCATTGATATTCAAGCTTTCACACACCAAAACTCATAGCACCCTTcataaaaaatactccccacactctaaggaagctatagacacccattagaagcaagaaaattgaagttagggaagctcaagtaaggttagtgcactaatccctcttcttctctttattaaatatgaaaagcatgtttagccaaatataaatttcatgaaaatgaaaagaaaatttgaaagaaagaacccttgatttttgggcagccatggaacttaaaGTTTGTTACTTTTAAGTAGTGAAAAAAAAATGGTTCATGAGAATGATGATGAGTTGGAATGTTGGGAGTTGATTgtgtagggtttgtgtaaatttgaaactttggaaGGTTTGTGTAAGTGATTGAGAACCTTGtgtaaatgcatgaatttgacctaattgagttgagattgatacttatagaagtgccatatatgcttatttggagtttggaaggaggagattgaaattgggagtgtgaattttctgcaggttgtgttattGTTGAATCCAGTAGCTTTTTATTGCCATATCTCCCTTCGGgttgccccaattggtatgaggccaattagaagtgttttgggacatccaaaccttcatttttcaagaaggaaccctgcccaaattttgtcaaaatcatgaccaattctctgcccaaacccggatgactaaacactaaaacccagaaaatgaccaaatgaacagtaacgtgttcatttggttataactctctctatactagtccaaatgacctaaaatttacatcaatggaaagcttagacatagggctatactTTTCATAAAGACCACTTGActcagtttttcctttaaccaagtcaaattgttagcaaaagttgggtcactaaaactgccaacccagaaattgtccaaaatactgctCCTTTAGTATGCTTAACCAGTTTtgacaaaaatgccataacttggtctcc includes:
- the LOC131173297 gene encoding ankyrin repeat-containing protein At5g02620-like, with the translated sequence MADSQPLHETQSVSETNDQPKQKDIITFMDAEWYNAAAEGQIDKFKDYTEPLDLLRTPKKNTVLHVYITAVENESIEFVELLISKCPSLLVEPNIKGETPLHIAARFGHNNIVEFLIRSIKKAQYEDLERGAEASTSDKMLKKTIPYENTALHEAVRNNHPQVVETLLRANPEFADIANAAGENPLYLAAVREYKEIASKILEICPSPAYIGPNGRTALHEAVISPDADLTGKLLKQKSNLAKEQDNEGWTPLHYASYANHLSIVDMLLEHDKSAAYIGDKDGKTPLHVALLNEANNLEVVKKIMSDCPDCCDLVDNRGRNVLHFAVESGSFEGVKTITEKPFLANLINQEDEDGNTPVHLLATHGLDASSLIRHRVVDKMTVNKANLTALDMVMATKDKSYALFLGSTVKHLKKAGYKRGRHSIGQATADKTPIIDNELMSSLQKASESHQIVAALIATVTFAAGFTLPGGYSDEDGLDEGTAVLTRKSAFKTFLVTDTIALALSISVVLIHFILAVQPTNRKFYFLFLWAFLFTVLAMTLMAVAFMAGVYAVMPHSSSGLGTTICVIGSCLALLCYWVLKAALCD